Proteins encoded within one genomic window of Felis catus isolate Fca126 chromosome C1, F.catus_Fca126_mat1.0, whole genome shotgun sequence:
- the LOC123379375 gene encoding small proline-rich protein 2G-like, translating into MSYQQQQCKQPCQPPPVCPEPCPPPKCPDPCPPPPCPPVKCPPPPCQQKCPPVQPCPPCQQKCPPKSK; encoded by the coding sequence ATGTCCTATCAACAGCAGCAGTGCAAGCAGCCCTGCCAGCCACCTCCTGTGTGCCCTGAGCCTTGCCCACCCCCAAAGTGTCCAGATCCATGtccccctcctccatgcccaccTGTGAAgtgcccacctccaccctgccAGCAGAAGTGCCCTCCTGTGCAACCGTGCCCCCCCTGCCAACAGAAGTGCCCACCCAAGAGCAAGTAA